aacataaagtgtcttaataggacgttgggcaccacgagccagaacagcttcaatgcaccatGGCATAGATTCAACAAGTggctggaactctattggagggatgcgacaccattcttccacgataaattccatcatttggtgttttgttaatGGTGAGGGTAAACGCCGTCTCAGGCTCCGCTCCAGGATCTccaataagtgttcaattgggttgagatctggtgactgagacagccatggcatatggtttacattgttttcatgctcatcaaaccattcagtgaccactagTGTCATCCTACGGTGGCATAGCCATGGTAGTCAAAATAATGGTCTGCCCagcatttttttttatacatgaccctaagcatgatgcagtgttaattgcttaattaactcaggaaccacacctgtgtggaagcacctgcatCAATACACTTTATATCCctaatttactcaagtgtttccattgtTTTGGCCGTTACCCATAGGTAGTGACATTTTTACTACCTAATGCAAGTACTGATAGGTAGGGACTATACTTACTTTACTCACTTCCACAGCCAGCTTGGACTGCTGCTCTCGACTGTCCTTCTCATTTTTCTCCATACCTGATGAATTGCAGAAAGGGCACAAGATTTACAAACTCAGATGGTCTTCCCAATTTGAGATGTGAAGCTGGCCAAATGTCACGTGAACGTGTAATAAAAGAATACCAAAACATTCAGTTTTTACTCATTAACACAGATTTGTCTAAATGAATGTACCGGAGTCTTTGGCCGTGGTAGCTTTCTGACCGGATAGCCTTCCTTTGCGGGTTACTCTTCCCTCCATTTTGTCCTCCTGAACAAGGAACCAAACAAATTTAGTGCATGTATTTTTCTGAAACAAAGATTGCGTGCTTCAATAAGATTAAATGTTACACGCAGTCATAGAGGACAGATAACTACCATTTCAGACAGGTCAGACCCTTTCTCGTCCTCTTGTCCGTCTGACTTGGATGAATTGCCTGCAACAAAATAATCAAAATCGTTCCTCAGACACATAACAGAAAGAGAAACAACACAACAAGTAAGACCAAAGAAGAACAGCGTGACACAAACACCTGTGGATTGCATAAAGCTCATCAGAGACTCACTGGCTTGTTTGACCAGCTTTGATGGCCGACCACGTCGAGTCTCCCTTGGTTTTTCAGGTGTGTCACACTTCCCCTGAAATACACATATAaaggttaacttcttatggctgcaggggcagtattgagtagcttggatgaaaggtgcccagaggtacccagagtaaacggcctgctcctcagtcccagtagctaatatatgcatattattattagtattggatagaaaacacttaagtttccaaaactgtttgaatgatgtctgagtataacagaactcatatggcaggcaaaaacctgagaagaaatccaaacaggaagtgggaaatctgggGTTGGTCAAtattcaacccagcccctattgaatacacagtgggatatttgtgctttttgtgactcctctctttggctggaaaaatggctgtatttttctgtgagttggtggtgacctatcacaatcgtttgtggtgctttcgctgtaaagcctatttgaaaatcggacactggtgggattaacaacaagattacctttaaaatggtataagatacatgtatgtttgaggaattttaattatgtgaTTTctattgttttgaatttggcactctgcactttcactggctgttgtcatatcaatcccgttaacgggattgcagccctaagaaggtTTATCAGAGGAAAGCAGTAACAGTCACTTTAGCCATCAAAAAAATGTAACCAGAAAAGACTGTGGTGCTCTTGTAAAACATGAGTGCTAAACTGCCAAGAATGAGTACTTACAGACTCAGTGACTCCATTTTCCTCTTGTGCTTCAGTCTGGTCTTTATCTGAGatggtggaaggaggagagatcaCCTTTTAAAACTCCAGTCTTTTGAGGACTGGAGTTACACAAAGTCAAAACTACATGCAACATGCATTGGCATTCAGGTCTAAAGTCTATACATAAGCTTGGATATTAACAGCATTTCAAAACgcttttaaatgtattattttttacaGTTGGTTTGGTTGTGGGGGTTGGAACTTTTAGCAAAATACAGTCAGTCCCCCTTCAGTTCTAGgggtggcagggagcctagtggttgggccagtaaccgaaaggttgctagatcgattccccaagctgacaaggtaaaaaaaactaattctgcccctgaacaaggcagttaacccactgttccccagtaggcagtcattgtaaataagcatttgttcataactgacttgcctggttaaataaatatataccaaATGACGCTAAACCCTGTATCCCACccctggcttgcttctgaagctaagcagggtcagtcctggtcggtccctggaAGGGAGACCAGCTGCTGCTGGAAgtagtgttggagggccagtagggggCACGCTTACCTCTAGTCTAAGGACATCTCAATGGAACATTTCCCTGCATAGGgggatgttaaacaggtgtcctgactctgtgtGGTCATTTAAAATCcaatggcacttattgtaagaccCCAATGTCAAATTCCCAACCTGGTCCCATTCTATCAGCGCCCTCACTGGCATATATCACTCTCAACCTGATAGCTGATGTATGTTGAGCGTTCTGACACAAAAATGGTCACTGTGGGTGCTACACATTGGTGGTCGATGAGGCGAGTTTCCCCCTACTATGTAAAGCGCTTTGAGCATCTCAGTTGATAGAAAGGCGCCATATAAATCCAATCAGTTATTTTTTATAATCGTATTTCTATCAGAACACTGagcatacaaaacattatgaacaccttcctaatattgtgttgcacccccttttgccctcggaacagcctcaattcatcagggcatggactctacaaggtgttacaAGTGTTTCAtcctggatgctggcccatgttgactccaatgcttcccacagttgtgtcaagttgactggatgtcctttgggtggtggaccattcttgaaatacacaggaaactgttgagcatgaaaacccCAGCAACGTTgcggttcttgacacactcaaaccggtgcacctggcacctactaccataccctgttcaaaggcacttaaatattttgtcttgcccattcaccctctgaatggcacacatacacaatccatgtctcaattgtctcaagccttaaaaatccttctttaaccggtctcctcccttcatctacactgattaaagtggatgTAACAAGtgacaataagggatcatagcttacatctggattcacctggtcagtctgtcatggaaagcgcaggtgttcctaatgttttgtacactcagtgtatgtcaaaTAATATTAAGGATTGGTATTTGAATATTATTGCGGTTGTGTATGACTTACTAATGTTATCAATGTCCATCTTAACCGGACACTCATGTTCCATGGCCAGCAGTTTTGTCTTCTCAGTCTGAGTCTCATCTAAGCAAAAACAAAGATCAGCAAATTTACACTCAAAAAAACTAACAGAGAGCACACAAACTTTATTTGGGGGAGAACTGAAAAAACCCCACAAAAGAATGGAGGAATGCAGGAAAATCTGGAAACTAGGGAGTTTGTGTAAAACCCGTTGGTGAGGAGTGTGAATGTACAAGGTTAAGATAAAGGTATGAATCTTGTACATTGTTTGTCGACTGATGGTCCCAATACGGGCTCTTGCTCAGGAACAACATCAGCATGGCCTGGTTTTTCCTCATCTCTGTCAACAGTAGATTTATTTTCCTTTGAAAGAGTTGGAACAAAGATGCTATCAAAGTCTGAGTAACATTTAACTGATATTTATATTATAGAACTAGAATGAAATAGAAACACCATAAGCCATTCTCACCTGAGACATCCCTTCAACTAATGTCCATGTTGACACCACCGTATCTTTCCCCCCTGTGTCGAGAATATCTGTGGCCAGAACATCGACTGTAATGTAACTAACAATAAGTCATCCAAATACTCTCCATTGCCTTGTGATACTTTAAGAAAAGAAGAACTGACCATATAACTGTTGTCACAAGACACATTACCTTGGCTCCTTGACTGTTCATCCATTTTCTCTGATGAGGCAGTAGCTGTTAGATCACTTTCGTCCATTTCCAGAACATGCTCAGACTCTTCCTGATCATTTGCAACAGGTTTAGTAGTTTCCTTCCGCTGCAGAGCAGGTATGGTTGCCTCTGTGACTTCCTGTGTAGCTGGAGTGACTAAGGTAGGAGATAGTATACTCTCAGGGTCCATGGAGAGCAGGGTCAGAGCTGCCTCTTTCATCTTTATGTCTGCTTCTTGGAAGGAGAGCTCTGGGCAGGCCTCTCGCTGCATGGCCCCTGTGATGTCACTTCCTTGGCCTAGTCTTGCATCTGCTGAGGTACAGATGTCCATCAAAGTCAGAAGAGCATCTGCCCCAGTTGTCAAAGGACGTGGTTCCACCTCACCGAGTGGCATTTCACTGTCATCCTCCTCCAGTTCAGGGGTGACGTCACTCAAAGCATCATAGGTAACAGAGGCAGAGGTGGTAATGGTGGCATCGGTGGGATCCCAGTCCGTGCTTGCGTCTTTGGATTGAGGGCCTTTCTTCAGAGGAGGTTCCGTAATAGCAGGTGAGGAGATTGAGGACTTATCCGACTTTTCATCTGCTTTACGTCCTTTTCTCTCATCCTGGGTCTCTTTCTTCTCTGGGTTTTGGGCCTTTTTATCAAGGATTTTCTTCCCACTCCTGCCTTCCATTTTCTCTGGTGGGTTTTCCTGAGTGTCTTTCCTTTGCTCCTTCATgcttccctctctttttctttcctttGATGCGTCAGGTCTACTGCCTGATGTGCTACCTTTGTTTTTGACCTCCAAACATTGAGCTTTCTTATCCTCCCTTGACTTGGATCTGGACTTTTCCATGATCTTTACCTTCATTCCAGGCTCTGTCTCCCTGGACTTTCTGGAGTCTTTGTCAGTTTCAGAGCTGGACTTACTTGGTTTCTGGTTTTCCTGAgtaacatgttctgttctgagttTCTCCTTCTCAATGTCTGGCTTAGACTTGGGTTTTTCTACATATTTGTCCTCTGTGTGGCTCTTTGACCTCTTGAGGACTTCTTTAGGGTGTTTGTCCTTTTTCTTGATGCTTTCTGATCCAGGCTCCATATCAGACCTTTCCTCAGAAGAGCCGGTGGAATCCGGACGGAGTAACTGCCTAGGGTCAGTTTTTAATGGAATCTTCTCTGCTTTggttctctccctttccttctcatTTTCCCTgttcttttccttctctctgtccttctcaacTTTGGCAGCTTCAACTGATGGAGCCTTCCCCTTCTTGGTTGTGGCTTCCTTGCTAGCCCCCTCATCAGAGACACCTCCTTCTGACACAGATGCCCTACCTTCCCTGGCATTCACTGACACTTTCTTGTCACCTTTCACCTTGGACTTTCTCTCCCCTTTGTCATCAGAGGATACTTCAATGTGGGCCCCTTCATTCTGCTCAGGTTCATCTGTGTGGGATTCACTTACTACTCTCTTCTCCAACTTTTGCTTAAGCTTGGAGCGCTCGTCCGACAGGCTACACTCTTTCTCCTTGCGCTCTTTAGGGTTTAACTCTTTGCGGGAAAGCCGGTCAAACTTTCCAGCAGCTCGCTGTTTGAGTGGTGACTCAGATCCCTGCTCCAAGTCCAGGATAAAGGAATGTGTACGGCTTTTGTCTGCCAGCTTTCTAGGTTCTCCAGATTCCTCAGAAGTGCTGACACTCTTCCTCCTGTGCCTCTCTTCTGATGCTGCAGACTCTGAGACTTTTCTGATTGACTTGTGCTGCAAGCTCTTTGAGGAAATACCCTTTGCTTCCTGTTTGTGAGGTAGCAAAGAAATACATCAGCACACAATTCTAAAATAAGTTATTTAACTCAATAAACAACATTTAATTCATTAAACCAATGGCCAAGGTGAGCATACAGTCACAAGTTAGGATATTCATTCAACACTTACTTCCTTTTTGTTGAACTCTCCTGCTgcatctccctttctcttgccTGTAACATCTCCCTCTTTCCTGAAAAATGTAAATGACTTTAGCGACATGGCTATGTATCCAGTAACTCAAACATCCACAGGTCCAAAcaattacaaacacacacaccgtgaGTCCCATTTCCTCTTCCTACTGAGGGCCATCTTCTTCTCAAGAACCTTCTTTTCCTTGAGAGCCTCTTTGGCCCTGGGATCCTGAGCTTCCAGGCTGGGGGAAGAGGTCTGCTGCCTGCTCTCTGTACAGGGAGTTAACATCACAGTGAATGGACAATTTACCACACCCTCAGCTTTTACAAGAACAAAAGTCAAATGACTCAGGTATAAAAGATTGACACACTAATTAGTCTGCCAGGGAAAAGCACATTGTGGAATATATTGATTTTACAAGTACCCTGGTCTTCTAGTTGAGCTGACTTCTGTCTACGCTTCTCCTCCATGCGTTCCCTGTTCTGCTGTCTCTTTAAAAGCCTCTCTTCCTTGTCCTTGGCCTGAGAGAATAGAGGTAAGGAGATAGATAGAACAAGTTTGATTAAACCCAGCCACAAAAACGCTTTGCCCACAACTTTTGTATTTTCAGTTTGCAGGCATGTCTTTACCATAAATATCAGCCTGTCACTTACCGCTGACCGCCGACGCTGCTCCACAGTAACCTCATCGTCAGAGTCGCTATAGTAACGGGAATAGAGGAAGGGCTTGTGGACGTAGGCCTGTCGACGAGGCTTGCGCTCTGGGCTCTCCTCATTGTCTTCCTCTCTATTGGTCTTCTTTTTCTCAGACTTTTCATCTTGAGATCACACAGAATAAAAACCAATTACTTACAAGGAAATATTGGCTTCAATATTGCCCTCTAATAGCTTCTGTTTTCACTTAATATCTGAAACGGTCTCAGTTATTCGTATCTCTAAATAAATGCTTCTTACTGAGAAATAATACATGTACACAAACAGACCTTCAGATGAGACCTCGCCGTCCTCTGTAGAATCTGACAGTGGCTGCTCATCATCGCTGTCCTCCTCAAAGGACGACAGGTCGCTGGTGTGGACAGAGCTCACAGTGATGTCACTGAGGCCATCAAGGTCGGAGTCTTCCAGAGAATATTCTGATGAAGAATTACACACGAAACAAATGGTTAATGGTACCTGAAACTATGAGGTTTTCAAATCCTACTTAGTGATTCGACAATGTCATAGCGTAGTGATAATTTTCATCAAATTCATAAACCTAAACATTCAAGACTTAGATCTCACCTTCTTTTAACCTCTCTCTGGCCTTCTGATTGATATGGTGTTTCTCATTGGGGGACTGAAGTGGATCAACATCCTTGTTCAGTACCTCATCTTTTAGCTTTCCTATGGTcttcccctcctttctctcttctgccTCCTCTTGAGTCCCAACCTCTTCCCCCTCAcccttcatcccctctctctcacagtccACCTGCTCCTGTACGTCCTCTGTTTTGACCTCCATAGCCTGGGCCTCTGACACAAGCTTCgcttcctcttctttctctggTGTCTTCCTGTCCtggtcctcttctccctcctccaccagacTCATGTCCTGCTCTCCTCCTTCAGACTCCTGCATCGACTCCTCTGGGTCTTGGTCCCTCTCAGAGCCCCCCTTCAGGCCCTTCTCTCCACTGGAGCTGGCCCGGGAGCTGGCCTCCTGGTTCAGAGTGGTGATGGTATCCAGGATGGACATGGCATCTCTGGCCATTGAAGTAGTAGGGGCAGATGAAGGAGCTGGGAATCCAACATTATCATTGAGTCATACAGACAAATGTTAAGTCAGACAATAATCCAAAATCACACCATTTTCAGACACAATCGCATCTACATTTACGAACAAAAACACATAAATTGTTGTGCTCTGCAAATATGAAAGATATTCTTCCTGGAATTAGACAAGACGATAATAGACAGATTAAAGACCTCCTAGAAGCATTCAACTGTATTTCACCTTGCACTGGCAGGTCAAAGTCTTGTTTCTCCTCTACAGGAGCAGGCGGGACTGGGGGTTCATCAACATAGCTGCCAGGGGACATGAATTCACGGACCACCCTCTCCACCTGGGGCCTGAAGGTGTGATGAATTTTGGGATCCACCACCTGAGCAACTATCCTGTCAACTCCCTGCTCCAGCATCCCAGACCTGCCACGAGATCAGAAGAGGATTCAGTTCATATACACAAAAGCGGATGCACTGTCTCTTGATGTTCTAACATGACATATGATTTAAAAAGATATAGTAAGTGACTGAATAGAGAGATACAGGGTTGCACATTCACAGCCCCTGTGGAAATAAGCAACCTGGTCACAGACCGTTTCGTAcaattctgtatgtaaatctgagACACTACATttagtatggtatgtattaatttgtggctGT
This window of the Oncorhynchus keta strain PuntledgeMale-10-30-2019 chromosome 4, Oket_V2, whole genome shotgun sequence genome carries:
- the bod1l1 gene encoding biorientation of chromosomes in cell division protein 1-like 1 isoform X6, whose protein sequence is MAGLPPGDPQLVSMIVNHLKTQGLFDQFRRDCLADVDTKPAYLNLRQRVDNFVSNHLSNHTWSPHLNKNQLRNNIRQLVLQSGMLEQGVDRIVAQVVDPKIHHTFRPQVERVVREFMSPGSYVDEPPVPPAPVEEKQDFDLPVQAPSSAPTTSMARDAMSILDTITTLNQEASSRASSSGEKGLKGGSERDQDPEESMQESEGGEQDMSLVEEGEEDQDRKTPEKEEEAKLVSEAQAMEVKTEDVQEQVDCEREGMKGEGEEVGTQEEAEERKEGKTIGKLKDEVLNKDVDPLQSPNEKHHINQKARERLKEEYSLEDSDLDGLSDITVSSVHTSDLSSFEEDSDDEQPLSDSTEDGEVSSEDEKSEKKKTNREEDNEESPERKPRRQAYVHKPFLYSRYYSDSDDEVTVEQRRRSAAKDKEERLLKRQQNRERMEEKRRQKSAQLEDQESRQQTSSPSLEAQDPRAKEALKEKKVLEKKMALSRKRKWDSRKEGDVTGKRKGDAAGEFNKKEEAKGISSKSLQHKSIRKVSESAASEERHRRKSVSTSEESGEPRKLADKSRTHSFILDLEQGSESPLKQRAAGKFDRLSRKELNPKERKEKECSLSDERSKLKQKLEKRVVSESHTDEPEQNEGAHIEVSSDDKGERKSKVKGDKKVSVNAREGRASVSEGGVSDEGASKEATTKKGKAPSVEAAKVEKDREKEKNRENEKERERTKAEKIPLKTDPRQLLRPDSTGSSEERSDMEPGSESIKKKDKHPKEVLKRSKSHTEDKYVEKPKSKPDIEKEKLRTEHVTQENQKPSKSSSETDKDSRKSRETEPGMKVKIMEKSRSKSREDKKAQCLEVKNKGSTSGSRPDASKERKREGSMKEQRKDTQENPPEKMEGRSGKKILDKKAQNPEKKETQDERKGRKADEKSDKSSISSPAITEPPLKKGPQSKDASTDWDPTDATITTSASVTYDALSDVTPELEEDDSEMPLGEVEPRPLTTGADALLTLMDICTSADARLGQGSDITGAMQREACPELSFQEADIKMKEAALTLLSMDPESILSPTLVTPATQEVTEATIPALQRKETTKPVANDQEESEHVLEMDESDLTATASSEKMDEQSRSQVDVLATDILDTGGKDTVVSTWTLVEGMSQENKSTVDRDEEKPGHADVVPEQEPVLGPSVDKQYETQTEKTKLLAMEHECPVKMDIDNINKDQTEAQEENGVTESGKCDTPEKPRETRRGRPSKLVKQASNSSKSDGQEDEKGSDLSEMEDKMEGRVTRKGRLSGQKATTAKDSGMEKNEKDSREQQSKLAVEVSKDNAGDKATDSRTPRRGRSSKTFADEEELKEPEKVEETPPRRGRRSGAQAKDSTTGNQEKEEEEKTGETSSEKPKEKQEIHPPLQKDEEEEEKRGSRQGRPAKPPISKQKTNEDAESSHSKEPTDTRKPAVKRKRSEESGEGTQPEEEGTQPEEEGTQPEEEGTQPEEEGTQPEEEGTQPEEEGTQPEEEGTQPEEEGTQPEEEGTQPEEEGTQPEEEGTQPEEEGTQPEEEGTQPEVEGTQPEVEGTQPEVEGTQPEVEGTQPEVEGMQESHLKEQEEKPHGEDSVSQSDDPEKGTEEGSSDNKTDEGEEDKDTPQKKPARRGRPSKGATLTSEEPENTVSEKTDKKLDKKESEQKEDEEEEETPKSRTATRAAVRLEAERNKPRKPSTRARGEEENPANTRGMRGQASASAKAGGRKREASPPTVRTRGGQKSEEPPSKKTKR
- the bod1l1 gene encoding biorientation of chromosomes in cell division protein 1-like 1 isoform X5, producing the protein MAGLPPGDPQLVSMIVNHLKTQGLFDQFRRDCLADVDTKPAYLNLRQRVDNFVSNHLSNHTWSPHLNKNQLRNNIRQLVLQSGMLEQGVDRIVAQVVDPKIHHTFRPQVERVVREFMSPGSYVDEPPVPPAPVEEKQDFDLPVQAPSSAPTTSMARDAMSILDTITTLNQEASSRASSSGEKGLKGGSERDQDPEESMQESEGGEQDMSLVEEGEEDQDRKTPEKEEEAKLVSEAQAMEVKTEDVQEQVDCEREGMKGEGEEVGTQEEAEERKEGKTIGKLKDEVLNKDVDPLQSPNEKHHINQKARERLKEEYSLEDSDLDGLSDITVSSVHTSDLSSFEEDSDDEQPLSDSTEDGEVSSEDEKSEKKKTNREEDNEESPERKPRRQAYVHKPFLYSRYYSDSDDEVTVEQRRRSAAKDKEERLLKRQQNRERMEEKRRQKSAQLEDQESRQQTSSPSLEAQDPRAKEALKEKKVLEKKMALSRKRKWDSRKEGDVTGKRKGDAAGEFNKKEEAKGISSKSLQHKSIRKVSESAASEERHRRKSVSTSEESGEPRKLADKSRTHSFILDLEQGSESPLKQRAAGKFDRLSRKELNPKERKEKECSLSDERSKLKQKLEKRVVSESHTDEPEQNEGAHIEVSSDDKGERKSKVKGDKKVSVNAREGRASVSEGGVSDEGASKEATTKKGKAPSVEAAKVEKDREKEKNRENEKERERTKAEKIPLKTDPRQLLRPDSTGSSEERSDMEPGSESIKKKDKHPKEVLKRSKSHTEDKYVEKPKSKPDIEKEKLRTEHVTQENQKPSKSSSETDKDSRKSRETEPGMKVKIMEKSRSKSREDKKAQCLEVKNKGSTSGSRPDASKERKREGSMKEQRKDTQENPPEKMEGRSGKKILDKKAQNPEKKETQDERKGRKADEKSDKSSISSPAITEPPLKKGPQSKDASTDWDPTDATITTSASVTYDALSDVTPELEEDDSEMPLGEVEPRPLTTGADALLTLMDICTSADARLGQGSDITGAMQREACPELSFQEADIKMKEAALTLLSMDPESILSPTLVTPATQEVTEATIPALQRKETTKPVANDQEESEHVLEMDESDLTATASSEKMDEQSRSQVDVLATDILDTGGKDTVVSTWTLVEGMSQENKSTVDRDEEKPGHADVVPEQEPVLGPSVDKQYETQTEKTKLLAMEHECPVKMDIDNINKDQTEAQEENGVTESGKCDTPEKPRETRRGRPSKLVKQASNSSKSDGQEDEKGSDLSEMEDKMEGRVTRKGRLSGQKATTAKDSGMEKNEKDSREQQSKLAVEVSKDNAGDKATDSRTPRRGRSSKTFADEEELKEPEKVEETPPRRGRRSGAQAKDSTTGNQEKEEEEKTGETSSEKPKEKQEIHPPLQKDEEEEEKRGSRQGRPAKPPISKQKTNEDAESSHSKEPTDTRKPAVKRKRSEESGEGTQPEEEGTQPEEEGTQPEEEGTQPEEEGTQPEEEGTQPEEEGTQPEEEGTQPEEEGTQPEEEGTQPEEEGTQPEEEGTQPEEEGTQPEEEGTQPEEEGTQPEVEGTQPEVEGTQPEVEGTQPEVEGTQPEVEGMQESHLKEQEEKPHGEDSVSQSDDPEKGTEEGSSDNKTDEGEEDKDTPQKKPARRGRPSKGATLTSEEPENTVSEKTDKKLDKKESEQKEDEEEEETPKSRTATRAAVRLEAERNKPRKPSTRARGEEENPANTRGMRGQASASAKAGGRKREASPPTVRTRGGQKSEEPPSKKTKR
- the bod1l1 gene encoding biorientation of chromosomes in cell division protein 1-like 1 isoform X4 — translated: MAGLPPGDPQLVSMIVNHLKTQGLFDQFRRDCLADVDTKPAYLNLRQRVDNFVSNHLSNHTWSPHLNKNQLRNNIRQLVLQSGMLEQGVDRIVAQVVDPKIHHTFRPQVERVVREFMSPGSYVDEPPVPPAPVEEKQDFDLPVQAPSSAPTTSMARDAMSILDTITTLNQEASSRASSSGEKGLKGGSERDQDPEESMQESEGGEQDMSLVEEGEEDQDRKTPEKEEEAKLVSEAQAMEVKTEDVQEQVDCEREGMKGEGEEVGTQEEAEERKEGKTIGKLKDEVLNKDVDPLQSPNEKHHINQKARERLKEEYSLEDSDLDGLSDITVSSVHTSDLSSFEEDSDDEQPLSDSTEDGEVSSEDEKSEKKKTNREEDNEESPERKPRRQAYVHKPFLYSRYYSDSDDEVTVEQRRRSAAKDKEERLLKRQQNRERMEEKRRQKSAQLEDQESRQQTSSPSLEAQDPRAKEALKEKKVLEKKMALSRKRKWDSRKEGDVTGKRKGDAAGEFNKKEEAKGISSKSLQHKSIRKVSESAASEERHRRKSVSTSEESGEPRKLADKSRTHSFILDLEQGSESPLKQRAAGKFDRLSRKELNPKERKEKECSLSDERSKLKQKLEKRVVSESHTDEPEQNEGAHIEVSSDDKGERKSKVKGDKKVSVNAREGRASVSEGGVSDEGASKEATTKKGKAPSVEAAKVEKDREKEKNRENEKERERTKAEKIPLKTDPRQLLRPDSTGSSEERSDMEPGSESIKKKDKHPKEVLKRSKSHTEDKYVEKPKSKPDIEKEKLRTEHVTQENQKPSKSSSETDKDSRKSRETEPGMKVKIMEKSRSKSREDKKAQCLEVKNKGSTSGSRPDASKERKREGSMKEQRKDTQENPPEKMEGRSGKKILDKKAQNPEKKETQDERKGRKADEKSDKSSISSPAITEPPLKKGPQSKDASTDWDPTDATITTSASVTYDALSDVTPELEEDDSEMPLGEVEPRPLTTGADALLTLMDICTSADARLGQGSDITGAMQREACPELSFQEADIKMKEAALTLLSMDPESILSPTLVTPATQEVTEATIPALQRKETTKPVANDQEESEHVLEMDESDLTATASSEKMDEQSRSQVDVLATDILDTGGKDTVVSTWTLVEGMSQENKSTVDRDEEKPGHADVVPEQEPVLGPSVDKQYETQTEKTKLLAMEHECPVKMDIDNINKDQTEAQEENGVTESGKCDTPEKPRETRRGRPSKLVKQASNSSKSDGQEDEKGSDLSEMEDKMEGRVTRKGRLSGQKATTAKDSGMEKNEKDSREQQSKLAVEVSKDNAGDKATDSRTPRRGRSSKTFADEEELKEPEKVEETPPRRGRRSGAQAKDSTTGNQEKEEEEKTGETSSEKPKEKQEIHPPLQKDEEEEEKRGSRQGRPAKPPISKQKTNEDAESSHSKEPTDTRKPAVKRKRSEESGEGTQPEEEGTQPEEEGTQPEEEGTQPEEEGTQPEEEGTQPEEEGTQPEEEGTQPEEEGTQPEEEGTQPEEEGTQPEEEGTQPEEEGTQPEEEGTQPEEEGTQPEEEGTQPEVEGTQPEVEGTQPEVEGTQPEVEGTQPEVEGMQESHLKEQEEKPHGEDSVSQSDDPEKGTEEGSSDNKTDEGEEDKDTPQKKPARRGRPSKGATLTSEEPENTVSEKTDKKLDKKESEQKEDEEEEETPKSRTATRAAVRLEAERNKPRKPSTRARGEEENPANTRGMRGQASASAKAGGRKREASPPTVRTRGGQKSEEPPSKKTKR